A single genomic interval of Planctomycetia bacterium harbors:
- a CDS encoding RDD family protein encodes MAPQVEYETPENVRLSYKPAGLGTRFTAWFLDTIILHVGLFFFMIALVFVAASLDGILRDWFRDLDRYFKTEGKSDPQTVGLIIIGIAMLFWGFGSFVYFGFSELLLRGQTIGKKAAKIRVVKLEGFALDAVSIFVRNIFRVVDHFPLLWIVPLLSSRSQRFGDMASGTIVVSDEPQELSEIRTRLASLTTAEARYRFDHAKLGRLKPGDIDAVERILERWTTMSAAQRQQIGEGMVGALCRKMQVDEPPPEDRRVFLEDLLAAEFRRQDRQLR; translated from the coding sequence ATGGCGCCGCAGGTCGAATACGAAACTCCGGAAAACGTCCGGCTCTCTTACAAGCCGGCCGGTTTGGGAACCCGCTTCACGGCTTGGTTCTTAGACACGATCATACTGCATGTCGGACTGTTTTTCTTCATGATCGCGTTGGTGTTCGTCGCCGCGTCGCTCGACGGCATCCTCCGCGACTGGTTTCGCGACCTCGATCGGTATTTCAAAACCGAAGGGAAAAGCGATCCCCAAACGGTCGGGCTCATCATCATCGGCATCGCGATGTTGTTTTGGGGCTTCGGCAGTTTCGTTTACTTCGGCTTTAGCGAACTTTTGTTGCGCGGGCAAACCATCGGGAAGAAAGCCGCGAAGATTCGGGTCGTCAAGCTCGAAGGCTTCGCGCTGGATGCCGTGAGTATTTTCGTGCGAAACATTTTTCGCGTCGTCGATCATTTTCCGTTGCTCTGGATCGTGCCGCTGCTGTCGTCGCGCTCGCAGCGGTTCGGCGATATGGCCTCGGGCACGATCGTCGTCAGCGACGAGCCGCAAGAACTGAGCGAGATCCGCACCCGGCTCGCGAGCCTGACGACCGCCGAGGCTCGCTACCGTTTCGATCACGCGAAGCTCGGACGTTTGAAGCCCGGCGACATCGACGCGGTCGAGCGGATCTTGGAACGGTGGACGACCATGAGCGCCGCCCAGCGGCAACAGATCGGCGAAGGGATGGTCGGCGCGCTCTGCCGGAAGATGCAAGTCGACGAGCCGCCGCCGGAAGATCGACGCGTCTTTCTGGAAGACCTGCTGGCCGCGGAATTTCGCCGCCAGGATCGCCAGTTGCGATAA